TTGTACCAGGTCTCGAACATCTCGCGGCCGTAGATGCCGCGCATGTTGAGGCCCTTGAAGATCACCTGGTTCCAGTCGATCGCGGTCTCGCCGGGCGGGATGCCCAGCAACGCGACGCTGCCGCCGTGGTGCATCGTGCGCAGCATGTCCCTGAAAGCCGTGGGGTTGCCCGACATTTCGAGGCCAACGTCGAAGCCTTCCTGCATTCCCAGGCCTTTCATCACGTCGTCGAGCTTCTCGCGCGTGACATTCACCGCGCGCGTGGCGCCCATCTTCTGCGCGAGGCCCAGCCGATAGTCGTTCACGTCGGTGATGACCACGTGGCGCGCGCCGACACGTTTGGCGATGGCTACCGCCATGATGCCAATGGGGCCGGCGCCGGTGATCAACACGTCTTCGCCCACCATGTTGAAGGCGAGGGCGGTATGCGTTGCGTTGCCGAATGGATCGAGAATGCTGGCGATGTCGTCGGTGACGGCGTCGGGTAGTTTGAAGGCGTTGCTGGCGGGGATCGCGAGGTACTCGGCGAAGCAGCCCTGCCGGTCGACTCCTACGCCCACGGTGTTGATGCACAGGTGGCGACGGCCGGCGCGGCAGTTGCGGCAGTAGCCGCAGGTCAGATGGCCCTCACCCGACACGCGGTCGCCGACCGCAAAGCCGCGCACTTCGCTGCCCATGTCGACGATGCGGCCGAAGTATTCGTGGCCGACGGCCATGGGCACCGGGATGGTCTTCTGCGCCCACGCATCCCAGTTGTAGATGTGCATGTCGGTGCCGCAGATGGCGGTCTTGCCGATCTTGATGAGCACGTCGTTGGGGCCGACCTTCGGCACCTCGATGTCCTTCATCCAGATGCCGGGTTTTGCTTCGCTTTTGACCAATGCTTTCACTTGATGAGCTCCAGTTCGCGGCCAACCTTGATGAACGCCGCGAGCGCGCGATCGAGCTGCGCGTCTGTCAACCCCGCGGACATCTGCGTGCGGATGCGCGCCTCGCCCTTCGGGACCACGGGGAAAGAGAAACCGATGACGTAGATGCCTTCGCCCAGCAATTTATCGGCGAAGCGGGCCGCCAGCGCCGCATCGCCGATCATCACCGGGATGATCGGATGATCGCCGGGCAGTAGTTTGAAACCCGCGGCCTGCAAGCCGGCGCGGAACTTGCGGGCGTGACCAAACAAGGTTTCACGCAGGGCGGGCATGTTCTCGACGAGGTCGAGCGCGCGCAGCGTCACGGCCGCGACCACGGGCGGAATGCTGTTCGAAAACAAGTAAGGCCGGGAACGCTGCCGCAGCCAGGCGATCGCATTCGCGCGCCCGCTGGTGTATCCGCCGCTGCCGCCGCCCAGCGCCTTGCCGAACGTGCCGGTCAGGAAATCGATGCGGCCCGCGACGCCGCAGTGTTCTGGAGTGCCGCGGCCGCCGGCGCCCATGAAGCCGGTCGCATGCGAGTCGTCGACCATGACCAGCGCGTTGTATTTGCCGGCGAGCTCGCAGATTTCGCGCAGCGGCGCGATGCTGCCGTCCATCGAGAACACGCCGTCGGTTGCGATCAGCCGGGTGCGCGAACTCTGGGTGTCCTTCAGGTGCTGCTCGAGCTCGGCGAGGTTGCGGTTCGCGTAGCGCAGGCGCCGGGCTTTGCAGAGGCGGACACCATCGATGATGCTGGCATGGTTCAACGCGTCGGAGATGATCGCGTCTTCTTCGTTCAACACCGTCTCGAACAGCCCGCCGTTAGCGTCCCAGCACGACGAATAGAGGATCGTGTCCTCGGTGCCGAGGAATTTCGACAGCGCCGCTTCGAGCTGCTTGTGCGCCGTCTGCGTGCCGCAGATGAAACGCACCGACGCCATGCCGTAGCCATAACGGTCGATGGCCCGATGCGCGGCCTCGCGGATGGCGGGGTGGCTCGCGAGGCCCAGGTAGTTGTTAGCGCAGAGATTGATGACGTCGGCGTCGTTGGCGCGGATCGACCCGGCCTGCGGGCTCGAAATCACGCGCTCCGACTTGAACAGGCCCTGCTGGCGCAATTCCTCGAGCTGCGAGTCGAGACGATCGAAAAATGGCAGATCCAAGAAGGAACCTCGGGTAAGGGAAAGAGGGCGCAATTATACTGACCGCCGACATGGCAAATGCGTTCGAAAGCGAATCGGGCGAGGGTGCGGAAGGGGGCGGTGGCACCCTGCGCATCGATCGCTGGCTGTGGTGCACGAGGCTGTTCAAGACTCGTTCGCTGGCGGCCGACGCGGTTTCGGGCGGCAAGGTGCATCTGAATGGAGCGCGGGTGAAGCCGTCGCGCACGCTCAAGGTGGGCGACAGCGTGCAGATCACGAGGCCCGGATTCCAGTTCGAGTGCGCAGTCCTCAAGCTCCCGGACCGGCGCGGCTCGGCCACCGTGGCCCAGGTCTGCTACGCCGAAACCGATGCCGCGCGCGCGGCGCGCGAAAAACACGTGGCGAATGCGAAGCTGGCCGCGGCCTTCGCGCCGCCTCCCTCGCTCGAGCGCCCCGACAAACACGGGCGGCGCGAGCTGCGGCGCCTGCGGGGAAGGGACTGAATGCGCATCACCGATCATCGCGCGACGCGCCTGTTCATCTTTCTCGCCGGCTTCTTTCTCACCAATGCGCTGATCGGCGAATTCGTCGGGGTCAAGATCTTCGCGCTCGAAGCGAGCGTCGGGGCCCAGCCCTTCAACTGGTCGCTGTTCGGCATCAGCGGCACGTTGAATTTCACCGCCGGCGTGCTGGTGTGGCCGTTCGTATTCATCATGACGGACGTCATCAACGAATATTTTGGCGTCCGCGGCGTGCGGCTGATCTCCTGGATCGCCGTGGGCCTGATCGCCTATTCCTTCATCGCGGCCTATGCCGCGATCTCACTGGCGCCCGCCGCGTTCTGGGTGGACATCAACAAGGGGATGGGCGTCCCCGACATCCAGAAGGCGTACGCGATCCTGTTCGGGCAGGGGATGTGGACCATCTGCGGATCCATCGTCGCCTTCCTCATCGGGCAGCTGGTGGATGTGGTCATCTTTCACCGCATCCTGAAAGTGACCGGCGAGCGCTTCGTGTGGTTGCGTGCCACGGCATCAACGGCCGTTTCGCAGCTGCTCGACAGCTTCGTCGTGTTGTACATCGCGTTCGTGATCGGGCCCCAGCACTGGTCGATTCCGCAGTTCCTGGCGATCGGCACCGTCAACTACGTCTACAAGATGACAGCCGCCGTCGCGTTGATCCCGCTGCTGTACATCGCGCGCGTCGGCATCGTCGCCTACCTCGGGCGCGGCGAGGCCGAACGGCTGCGCCGCGAGGCGGCGTCCGACTAACTAGTTACGCGGCGGGTCAGTTCAGCAGTGCCGCGAGCCGGCGGCGCCAGCCGGATACGCGGGCATCGTCCGCGGACAGCAGCGCGAATGCCTGCAGCAGATCCTCGCGACCCGCCCGCGTGGCGAAGGCACGGTCGCCCTGCATCCGTGTCAGCAGGCTCTCGACCGCGGCATCCGGACTGCCGCCGAGAATCGAGCGGGCCGCGGCGGCGCGCAGCGAATCGGTCCGTGCCGCCTCGTCCGTGGCGAGCGCAGCGAAATGGATGATCGCGCGTACCGCATTCGAGGCCGGATCGTTCTGTGCCTGCGGTGGCAGTTGACCCAGCACTTTCGACGCCTCGACGACCTCCCCGCCGAGGGCGAGATAACGCGCGAGATCGCGGCGTGCATCGAGATTGGCGGGGTTCGCGTCCGCCACCGCGCGTAGTTTGGTCACCGCGCCGGCGTAATCGCCCTGCGCGGCGAGCTCCCGCGCCGCGATGTATTCGGGCGGTGCTTCGGCCGGAGCGAGGTGCGGCGCGAGAAATGCGCGTACGCGCGCCAGCGGCTGCGCGCCGACGAATTCGTCCACCACGCGGCCACCGCGGAACAACTTGACCGCCGGGATGCTGCGGATCTGGAACTGCTGCGCGAGGTCCTGGTTTTCGTCGGTGTTCACCTTGACCACCTTGACCGCGCCGACATGTTCGTCGGCAAGTTGTTCGAGCACCGGGCCCAGCGCGCGGCAGGGCCCGCACCAAGGCGCCCAGAAGTCGACCAGGACGGGTTGTGAGGATGAGGCGTTGACGACCTCGGCGGGAAAACTGGCCGTGGTGACGGCGCGTACGGATGAGTTCATCGCCACGGTGTTGGGACGCAAGCGCCCATATTCAATAGAATTTCGGTCATGACAAATTTCGCCTCGCTCGACCGGCCTGACTCGATCGCCAAGGCGATCAATTCCAGATATCTCACCGAAGAACAACCACTTGTGCGCGAGCTCGCGGATCACGCCCGGCTGCCGGAAGGCGCCACCCGCAATGTTGGAGCGCGTGCGCTGGCATTGGTTCAGGCCGTGCGCGCGGCGCGCGGCAGCGGCGGCGCGCTCGATGCCTTCCTGCGCGAATACAGCTTGGCTTCGCGCGAGGGCGTCATCCTCATGTGCCTCGCCGAGGCGCTGCTGCGCATTCCCGACGGCGAAACCGCGGACCGGCTCATCGCCGACAAGATCCCGAGCGGTGCCTGGGACGAACACCTGGGCGACTCCGAATCGATGCTGGTGAATGCTTCCACCTGGGGGCTGATGCTCACCGGCCGCGTCGTGTCGCTCGATCGCAATGACGTGGGCGAAGCGCGTTCCTGGTATGCGCGCCTGGTCGGGAAGCTCGGCGAGCCGGTGGCGCGCGCCGCACTGAAGCAGGCCATGCGTATTCTCGGCCATCAGTTCGTCATGGGGCGCGACATCGCCAGCGCGCTCGAACGTGCCGCGGGCAAGGACGAGCGCGCGTACCGCTATTCGTTCGACATGTTGGGCGAGGCTGCATTGACGCGTGCCGATGCGGAGCGTTATCGCGAGAAATATTCCGCGGCGATCGCCGCGGTGGGCCGTGCGGTTGAAACGCGCGAGTCGATCACCGCGCGCCACAGCGTGTCGATCAAGTTGTCGGCGCTGCATCCGCGTTACGAATTCGCGCAGAGCGCGCGGGTAATGAAGGAGCTCTATCCAGTCATCGAAAAGCTGGTGCGCGAGGCGCGCGATGCGGGCATCGGCGTGACGCTCGATGCGGAAGAGGCGGAGCGGCTGGAGCTTTCGTTGTTGCTGGTCGACCGGCTGCTCGAGAGCGAAGTGACGCGCGGCTACGGGGGCTTCGGGCTCGCGGTACAGGCGTACCAGAAACGCGCCTACGACACGCTCGGCTGGCTGATGGGCCGTCTGCGCGCCACCGACCGGCGCATCACGCTGCGCCTTGTGAAGGGCGCGTACTGGGACAGCGAGATCAAGCGCGCCCAGGAGCGTGGACTGGCGGGGTATCCGGTGTTCACGCGCAAGTCCAACACCGACGTGTCGTACCTGGCGTGCGCGAAATTGCTGGAGAGTGCGGGCGAGCGCGTCTATCCACAATTCGCGACCCACAACGCGCACACCATTGCGCAGGTGGCTGAGGTCTTCGGCGGCGACGCGGGCCGGTTCGAGTTCCAGCGCCTGCATGGGATGGGCGCAGAACTTTATGACAGCGTGGTGCGCGGCCCGTGGGGGCAACATGCCTGCCGCGTGTATGCGCCGGTCGGCGCGCATGAGGACCTGCTGCCGTACCTGGTGCGCCGCCTGCTCGAGAACGGCGCCAACACCTCGTTCGTCAACCGCATCGTCGATGCGAGCCTGCCGGCCGAGGAGGTCGTTGCCGATCCGATCGCCGAAGTCGATGCGCTCGAACGGGTCGCGCATCCGCGTATTCCTCTGCCGGTGAATCTGTTCGCGCCGGAACGGTTGAATTCCACCGGTTTCAACTTCGCCGACGGCCAGGCGGTGGATCTGTTGCTGCGCGATTGTCAGCGCGCCTCACAACAACCCTGGAGCGCGGCGCCGGTCGTGTCAGGGCAGATCCGCGCGGGCGCCGTCAGCGCCATCGTCAACCCGGCCAATACCGCGGAGCAGATCGGCACCGTCGCATCCGCCGATGCGGCGACCGTCGATGCCGCCATCGGCGCCGCGTTGCGCGCGCAGGAGGACTGGGATGCTGCCGGTGGCGAGAAGCGCGCCGCCGTGCTCGAACGGGCGGCGGTGTTGTTCGAAGAGCAGAGTGCCGCATTGATCGCGCGCTGCGTGCGCGAAGCGGGCAAGACGCTGCCCGACGCGCTTGGCGAAGTGCGCGAAGCGGTCGATTTCCTGCGTTACTACGCGGCACGCGCACGGCGCGATTTTTCGCACGAGGCGACGCTGCCGGGCCCGACCGGCGAGCGCAATCTGCTGCGTCTGCGCGGCAAGGGTGTGTTCGGCTGCATCAGTCCGTGGAATTTTCCACTGGCTATCTACACCGGGCAGGTCGCGGCCGCGCTGGCGGCAGGCAATACGGTAGTTGCCAAACCAGCCGAGCAGACTCCGTTGACCGCCGCGTTCGCCACGGGCCTGCTGCTGCAGGCGGGTGTGCCGCCCGAGGCATTGCAATTCGTGCCTGGCGACGGCGCCAAGGTCGGCGGCGCGTTGACGCGCGATCCGCGCCTGGCGGGCATCGTGTTCACGGGTTCCACCGACACGGCGCGTCTCATCGAGCGTTCGATGGCCGCGCGGCCCGGCGCGATCGGCACGTTGATCGCGGAAACCGGCGGACTCAATGTGATGCTGGCCGACAGCTCCGCGCTCGCCGAGCAGCTGGTGCTCGACACGGTGCAGTCGGGTTTCAACAGCGCGGGGCAGCGCTGTTCGGCATTACGCGTGCTGCTGGTGCAGGAGGAGATCGTGCCGCGGGTGCAGACATTGCTGGCCGGGGCGATGGACGAGATCGTGCTCGGCGATCCGGCCCATCTCGCCACCGACGTGGGCCCGGTGATCGACGACGACGCGTTGTCGATGCTGCGCAGACATGCCGCCGAAGTGGTCAAGGGCGCGCGCTGGAGTCATCGCGCGGCCGCACCCGCGGCCGAAGCGGGGCGCTTTTTCGCGCCACTCGCGGTGGAGATCGGCGCGCTCGCGGATCTCAAGCGCGAGGTGTTCGGTCCGATCGTGCACCTGGTGCGTTACCGCGCCCGCGATCTCGACGCCGTGATCGCGGCGATCAACGCGATGGGATATGGATTGACGCTCGGCATCCACACGCGCATCGATGGACTGGCGCAGAAAGTGGCGCGCGAGCTGCGCGTGGGCAACGTGTACATCAATCGCAACATGATCGGCGCGGTGGTGGGCGTGCAGCCGTTCGGCGGAATGGGCTTGTCGGGCACGGGCCCCAAGGCCGGTGGGCCGTACTACCTGCATCGCCTGGCGACCGAGCAGACGATCACCACGAATACCGCCGCGATCGGCGGCAACGCCGGCCTGCTGTCGCTGGCGGCGAGGTAACACGTCGGAGGATTTCCCGGAGCGTCAAAACTGCGGACTGCGTCGCGCCATGCGGGCTGCGCAGGGCCTCCTTGCCCCTAACGTCTACCCCGGCCGCGCCGATAGCGATTTGACGCGTTTCGCGGGGGGCGACCAGGGTAATGACAGCTCGAGACACGCGCCGGTGGTTCACCGCAATTCCGATCACCGGGCGCTTCTACATTATGTTCGCCATCCTGCTGGTGGCGGAGGCATGCGTCGTCCTCGGCGCATTGCATGTGACGCAGCTGCAGTCGGAAGCGAGCACGGATCTGGCGCGCGTCGCCGCCGTGCAGCGCTCGCTCGACCGCGCGCTGAGCATCCACAAAACCATCGGCGCGGAGCTGCAGGCGACCGGCACTGCTCCGAGCAGCGGCGCGAGAAATCTGCTCACCGCCCTGCGAGTGCAGCTCGAAGCCACCTGGGCACTGCCCGCCACACCCGAAGTCGGGGCGATCACCGACAGTCTTCGTGCACCCGCGGCGCAGTATCTCGAGAGCGCGGAGGCGTACGTACGTCCCGGTGCCGATGCCGCCAGCGGGACGGCCTGGGCCTTCGCGGACGTCGAGCCGCGCCGGGCTGCGCTCGAGACCGCGCTGATCGAATCCATGTCGCGCATGCGCGGAGTCCTGCAACGCGTGGAGACGCGCGTGCTGGCCGAGGCAGACCGCTCGGGCGCGGTGACGGCCTGGCTGCTCGGCGGCGCGTTGGTCGCGGCGATCCTCGCGGCGTTGCTGGTGTGGGCGATCGCGAGTTCCATCCGCAGTTCGATCCACGCGGTGGGTGAAGTGGCGCAGGCGCTGGCTGCCGGCGACATGGACAATCGCTGCGAGACGCATGGCTCGGATGAAATCAGCGGCCTCGCGCGCATGATCAACCTGCTGGCCGACACCATGCAGGGCATGTTGACGCGCCTGCGCTCGGAAGCCGGCCGCAGCGCGTTCAGCAATCAACTGGTCGAGGCGCTGGAGATGGCGGACTCGGAAGCCGAAGCCGATCGTGTCATCGCGCGCGCCATGGCGGCGATCTCGGATGTACATCCGATGGAGTTGTTGCTGGCGGATTCGTCGCGCGCACATCTCGAGCGCGCCTGCGTGCACCCCAAGACCGGCTCGCCCAATTGCATGGTCGAGTCGCCCTACAGCTGCATCGCCGTGCGCCGCGGGCATCCACAGATCTTTCCCGACGCCGAGGCGTTGAACGCCTGCCCGAAGTTGTTAGGGCGCATGGGCGGATCGGTATCCGCGGCTTGCGTGCCGGTGAACTTCATGGGCCGCGCGCTTGGTGTTTTGCACGTGGCCGGCGCCAAGGGCAAGCCCCCCAACCCCGAACAGATCGCGCAGCTCACGGCGCTCGGCGTGCATGCCGGGAATCGCATCGGAACGCTGCGCGCGTTCGAACGCTCGCAGCTGCAGGCCAGCACCGACAGTCTGACGGGTCTCGCGAACCGGCGCGCCGCCGAAGAAGTGCTCAGCAACCTGATGGCGGTCGACGCGGCATTCGCCGTCGTCATGTCGGATCTCGATTTCTTCAAGCGCCTGAACGACACGCAGGGCCACGAAGCCGGGGATCGCGCGCTCAAGCTGTTTGCCGACACGGCGCGCGGCGTGGTGCGCGACCGCGATCACGTGGTGCGTTGGGGCGGCGAGGAATTCGCGCTGCTGCTGCCGGGCGCCAATTCCGAACGTGCCGCGGAAGTCGTCGGCCGGTTGCGGGTCGCGCTGGCGCAGGCGCACCTGGTCGCGGGCACGCCGATATTCACCGCGAGTTTCGGCATCTCGGACTCGACCATGTCGCGCGACCGGGAGACGTTGATCCGGCTGGCCGACGAGGCGTTGTATCGCTCGAAGCAGACGGGCCGCGACACCTGCACGGTCGCGGACCCGCAGGCGACATCATTCGCGGTGCGTCGCGAGCGGGATCAGGAAGGCGCGGTCCTGGATATCAAGCAGATCGCCAAGAACGCGAGCTGAAAAGGGGGCAGAGGAAAAGGGGACATGCCTATTTTTCGGGGCGGGGTTTTTTCCGGCGCGGATTTGAACCCTTCGCCCGTACTCAAGGGAGCGCGAGCGAAGGGTTCAAATCCGCGCCGGAAAAAACCCCGACTCGAAAAATAGGCATGTCCCCTTTTCCTGCCCCCTTTTCAGCCGAAGTCGAAGAACTTTTTCGAGGGGGCGTCGCGCTCGGGGTCGACGACGCAGCGGCGGTCGATCAGGTTCCAGGTCTTGCACTTCACGGTCATCGTCAGCGCGCCGCAGGTTGGCAGGTCGCTCTTCACGGCTTCCGGCGCCAGCGAGATCGCGGCGGCCGAGATTCCCGGATTGTGGCCGATGACCATCAGGTGCCCGACGCGCGGCCCGACCGCGCGGATCGTGCCGATGATGTGATCGCCCTCGGCGAGATACAGCGAATCGTCGGCCTGGAGCAGCCGCGCGGGCACTCCCAGCACCTTGGCGAAGATTTCGGCGGTCTCGCGCGTCCGCGTCGCTGCACTCGTCACGATCAGGTCGGGTATCAGGCCGCGCTCCTGAAAACGCTTCGCCATGTCGTTGGCTTCACCCAGCCCCTTCTTGCTGAGCGGCCGCTCGAAATCGCGCACGTCCGCATCCTGTTCGGCGTTGGCGTGCCGCACCAGCGCCAGGCGCCGGGAGTTGTTAGGCGCGCTCACGTGCGCACCTCGATGCGATCGCCGGCCGCGCGTACTTCGAAGACGCGCAGCGGTTCGTAGGCAGGCGGGGAGAGCGCCGCGCCGGTTCGCAGGCAGAAACGCGCGCCATGGCGCGGACAGATGATTTCCGAATCCTCGATGGGTGCGTCGTCAAAAGGGGAGTCGTCATGCGTGCAACGGTCTTCGAAGGCGTACAGCGTGCCACTAACACGCGCGACGCGCACGCGGTAACCGTCGACGTCGCCTTCCAGACGTTGCGTGGCGGCGAGATCGGCGCTGCTTCCGATGTCAGTCCAGGCGGACATGGGGCAACTAGAACATCCCGGTCTGCAGGCGGGCGGCCTCGGTCATCATCGACTGGTTCCATGGGGGATCGAACACCAGTTCCACGTTGGCGGCCGCCACGGTCGGGATGATCTCGAACTTCTGCCGGATATCCTGGACCAGCACGTCGCCCATGCCGCAGCCCGGCGCGGTCAGTGTCAGGCGCACATGGAGCTCTCGCTGGCCATCAGGCCGAGCGCTGACCGTGCACTCGTAGATGAGACCCAGGTCCACGATGTTGATAGGGATTTCGGGGTCGTAGCAGGTGCGGAGCTGATCCCAGGCCACGGCCAGCACGTCGTTCTCGGTGGAGTTCGGTGGCAATTCAGGGGTCTTGACCAGTTCCTTGCCGATGGCATCCGCATCGGTGCCGGCAAGGCGGAACAGATTCCCTTCCATGTACAGCGTGAAACTGCCGCCGAGCGCCTGGGTGATGAACCCCGACTGCCCGGATTTCAATTCGATGTCGATGCCGGCCGGCACCATGACCGCCTTCACGTCGCGGCTGAGGACGAACGGTTCGTTGTCGTGGGTACGCATTATTCGGTCTTGACCGGCTCGGGCGAACGCGCAAGCGCCGCATTGAGTGTGTGCCAGCACAGCGTCGCGCATTTGACGCGCACCGGGAAATCGCGCACGCCCGACAACGCGGCGAGTTTGCCGAGATCCTCCGGGATCGGTGCGTCGTGATGCGTCATCACCTCGTGCACTTCGTCGAACAGATGCGCGATCTCGGAACGTTGTTTGCCCTTGACCGCCTCGCACATCATCGAAGCCGACGCTACGGAGATGGCGCAACCCTTGCCGTCGAAGCGCAGGTCCGCGACGCGGTCGCCGTCGAGCCGCAGCGAGACGTGCAGCCGGTCGCCGCACAGCGGGTTGTGGCCATCGGCCGAAGAATCCGCGGGGTCGAGCCGGCCGAACAACCTGGGGCTCTTGTTGTGGTCGAGGATTACCTCGCGATAGAGATCCTTGAGGTCCATCAGCCGAATACCTCGCGCGCCCTGGCGAGCGCCGCAACCAGCGCGTCGATATCGGAATCGCGTGAATAACAGGCGAACGACGCGCGCGCCGTGGCCGGCACGTCGAAGAATTCCATCACCGGCATGGCGCAGTGATGTCCGGTGCGTACCGCGACACCTTCCGCATCGAGAATGGTGCCGAGATCGTGCGGATGGATACCGTCGACAGTGAAGGAGATGACCGAGGCCTTGACCGGCGCGGTGCCGATGATCGTCAGCCCCGGGACCCGCTGCAGTTTTTCGGTGGCGATCTTCAACAACCGCTGCTCGTGTGCATGGATGTTGTCGATGCCGAGCTTGTCGATGTAGTCGATCGCCGCGGCCATGCCCACCGCGCCCGAGATGTTGGGCGTACCGGCTTCGAATTTGAACGGCAGTGTGTTGTAGGTGGTCTTCTCGAAACTCACCGTCAGGATCATGTCGCCGCCGCCCTGCCACGGGGGCATGGCCTCGAGCAGCGATTCGCGCCCCACCAGCACGCCGATGCCGGTCGGGCCGTACATCTTGTGCGCCGAGAACGCATAGAAATCGCAATCCAGTGCCTGCAGATCGACACGTTGATGCGGCACGGCCTGTGCGCCGTCGATGAGCACCACGGCGCCGCGTGCGTGCGCGCGCCGCACGATCTCGCGCACCGGCAACACCGTGCCCAGCGCGTTCGACACGTGCGCGCAAGCCACGATGCGCGTGCGCTCGCTCAGCTGCGAGTCGACCAGGTCGATGTCGATCACGCCGCGGCGATCCATCGGCACCACCTTGATCACGGCGCCGGTCTGTTCGGCGACCAGCTGCCACGGCACGATGTTCGCGTGGTGTTCAAGCGCGGTGAGCAGGATTTCGTCGCCGCGCCGCAGGCGCGCGCGGCCGTACGATTGCGCGACCAGATTGATGGATTCCGTGGTCCCGCGCGTGAAGATCACTTCGCGCGTGGAGGCCGCGTTGACGAAAACGCGCACGCGTTCGCGCGCCTGCTCGAAAAGCGCGGTGGCTTCCTGGCTCAGCTGGTGTACACCGCGATGCACGTTCGCATGCGAGTACGTTTCGTAGCGGTCGACCGCCGCGATGACGCTGGCGGGCCGCTGGGAAGAGGCGGCACTGTCGAGGAACACCAGCGGCTTGCCGTGGACTTCACGGCGCAGGATGGGGAAGTCGCGCCAGACGCGCTCGGCATCATAAGGATTCGAAGCGGCGAGGTTCGCGTTCATGGCTTGCCCAACAATCCGTCGAGCGCGGAAACTTCATTGAGTTGCGCGGCGATCAGCGTTTCGATTTCGGCGCGCAGTTCCGCCACCTCGATGCGTGAGACGGCATCTTCTATGAAGGCCCACTGCAGCAGCGTTTGCGCCGTGCGGCGGTCGATGCCGCGCGACAGCAGGTAGAACAACATCTGATCGTCGAGTTTGCCGGTGGTGGCGCCATGGATGGCGCGTACCCGGTCGGTGTGAATCTCGAGCTGCGGCCGCACGGAAGCCTCGGCGCCAGCGCCGGTCAACAGCGTCTTCAGCGACTGCTCCGAGTCGGCGCCCTGCGCCGCTTCGTTCACCTTGATCATGCCGTTGAAACCGAGCTTGCCGCGGTCGGTGGCGATGCCGCGATACAACTCGCGCGTCACCGTGTCGGGGCCGGCGTGTTCGATCTCTGCGTAAACGTCCTGGGTCTGGATGCCGTTCGCAATGCTCGCCGCCGTGAATTCGCAGCGCGCCGCGCGGCCGGCGAGTTTCACCAGGATCGTCGAGCGCGACGACAGCCCGCCGAGCGTCACGGTGCGAAAGCGGTAGGTAGCACGCTCGCCCACGTGTGCGAGCAAGGTGTCGAAGCAACTCGCCTGATCGGCGCAGTTCTGCAGGCGGCAGTGATCGATCACCGCGTCGGTGCGCAACGCCAGATCGAAGGCCGCGTTGATCGAAGGATCTTCGGCACCCGCACTGACGTGGCGTTCGACCAGGCGCAGGTGCGACTGGCGGCCGGCATGCACCTGGACGCGCGGATAGGAAGTGCCCGCGGCCGCGGAGGCCGTGGCAACAAACGTGATCTCGATGCGCGCCTGCGCGCCATCGGCGACATTGATGTGCAGCACGCGCGCGCCACGCGCCGCGTTGATACGCGCCAGCGAGAAATCGATGCCGCCGGAGGCGATTTCGGAATCGAGCAGCACGGCGAACGCATCGCCCGCGTCGCCCACATCCAGCAGCGCGGCGGGAGTGTCCGGCGCGGTTGCGGACAGTCCGGCGT
This sequence is a window from Pseudomonadota bacterium. Protein-coding genes within it:
- the putA gene encoding bifunctional proline dehydrogenase/L-glutamate gamma-semialdehyde dehydrogenase PutA, producing the protein MTNFASLDRPDSIAKAINSRYLTEEQPLVRELADHARLPEGATRNVGARALALVQAVRAARGSGGALDAFLREYSLASREGVILMCLAEALLRIPDGETADRLIADKIPSGAWDEHLGDSESMLVNASTWGLMLTGRVVSLDRNDVGEARSWYARLVGKLGEPVARAALKQAMRILGHQFVMGRDIASALERAAGKDERAYRYSFDMLGEAALTRADAERYREKYSAAIAAVGRAVETRESITARHSVSIKLSALHPRYEFAQSARVMKELYPVIEKLVREARDAGIGVTLDAEEAERLELSLLLVDRLLESEVTRGYGGFGLAVQAYQKRAYDTLGWLMGRLRATDRRITLRLVKGAYWDSEIKRAQERGLAGYPVFTRKSNTDVSYLACAKLLESAGERVYPQFATHNAHTIAQVAEVFGGDAGRFEFQRLHGMGAELYDSVVRGPWGQHACRVYAPVGAHEDLLPYLVRRLLENGANTSFVNRIVDASLPAEEVVADPIAEVDALERVAHPRIPLPVNLFAPERLNSTGFNFADGQAVDLLLRDCQRASQQPWSAAPVVSGQIRAGAVSAIVNPANTAEQIGTVASADAATVDAAIGAALRAQEDWDAAGGEKRAAVLERAAVLFEEQSAALIARCVREAGKTLPDALGEVREAVDFLRYYAARARRDFSHEATLPGPTGERNLLRLRGKGVFGCISPWNFPLAIYTGQVAAALAAGNTVVAKPAEQTPLTAAFATGLLLQAGVPPEALQFVPGDGAKVGGALTRDPRLAGIVFTGSTDTARLIERSMAARPGAIGTLIAETGGLNVMLADSSALAEQLVLDTVQSGFNSAGQRCSALRVLLVQEEIVPRVQTLLAGAMDEIVLGDPAHLATDVGPVIDDDALSMLRRHAAEVVKGARWSHRAAAPAAEAGRFFAPLAVEIGALADLKREVFGPIVHLVRYRARDLDAVIAAINAMGYGLTLGIHTRIDGLAQKVARELRVGNVYINRNMIGAVVGVQPFGGMGLSGTGPKAGGPYYLHRLATEQTITTNTAAIGGNAGLLSLAAR
- a CDS encoding diguanylate cyclase, which produces MTARDTRRWFTAIPITGRFYIMFAILLVAEACVVLGALHVTQLQSEASTDLARVAAVQRSLDRALSIHKTIGAELQATGTAPSSGARNLLTALRVQLEATWALPATPEVGAITDSLRAPAAQYLESAEAYVRPGADAASGTAWAFADVEPRRAALETALIESMSRMRGVLQRVETRVLAEADRSGAVTAWLLGGALVAAILAALLVWAIASSIRSSIHAVGEVAQALAAGDMDNRCETHGSDEISGLARMINLLADTMQGMLTRLRSEAGRSAFSNQLVEALEMADSEAEADRVIARAMAAISDVHPMELLLADSSRAHLERACVHPKTGSPNCMVESPYSCIAVRRGHPQIFPDAEALNACPKLLGRMGGSVSAACVPVNFMGRALGVLHVAGAKGKPPNPEQIAQLTALGVHAGNRIGTLRAFERSQLQASTDSLTGLANRRAAEEVLSNLMAVDAAFAVVMSDLDFFKRLNDTQGHEAGDRALKLFADTARGVVRDRDHVVRWGGEEFALLLPGANSERAAEVVGRLRVALAQAHLVAGTPIFTASFGISDSTMSRDRETLIRLADEALYRSKQTGRDTCTVADPQATSFAVRRERDQEGAVLDIKQIAKNAS
- a CDS encoding histidine phosphatase family protein — translated: MSAPNNSRRLALVRHANAEQDADVRDFERPLSKKGLGEANDMAKRFQERGLIPDLIVTSAATRTRETAEIFAKVLGVPARLLQADDSLYLAEGDHIIGTIRAVGPRVGHLMVIGHNPGISAAAISLAPEAVKSDLPTCGALTMTVKCKTWNLIDRRCVVDPERDAPSKKFFDFG
- a CDS encoding non-heme iron oxygenase ferredoxin subunit; translated protein: MSAWTDIGSSADLAATQRLEGDVDGYRVRVARVSGTLYAFEDRCTHDDSPFDDAPIEDSEIICPRHGARFCLRTGAALSPPAYEPLRVFEVRAAGDRIEVRT
- the sufT gene encoding putative Fe-S cluster assembly protein SufT, which produces MRTHDNEPFVLSRDVKAVMVPAGIDIELKSGQSGFITQALGGSFTLYMEGNLFRLAGTDADAIGKELVKTPELPPNSTENDVLAVAWDQLRTCYDPEIPINIVDLGLIYECTVSARPDGQRELHVRLTLTAPGCGMGDVLVQDIRQKFEIIPTVAAANVELVFDPPWNQSMMTEAARLQTGMF